Below is a window of Acidobacteriota bacterium DNA.
GTGGACTTGAATGTTCAATCGCTGAAGGCTACGGACATCGAATGGGCGGATATGATTTTTGCCAGCGCCATGCTTGTGCAGAAAGATTCGCTCCATCGTGTCGTCAAACGATGTAAGGCGAATGGCAAGCGCGTCGTTGTTGGCGGGCCATACATCACGACCAATGCCGCAGACCTTCCGGAGGCGGACCACATCTTTTTGGGGGAAGCCGAAACGACATTGCCGGAATTCGTCCGCGATATCGAACTTGGCCAGCCAAAACGCACGTATCAAGCCGCTGAGCGACCTGCGCTGACTTCGACGCCTGCTCCGGATTTCCGGCTTGTTGATCTTCGGCAATACAGCGCCATGTCGGTTCAATATTCTCGTGGCTGTCCATTTCAATGCGAATTCTGCGACATCATCGAAATCTATGGACGGGTTCCGCGCACAAAGACGAACGACCAGGTCCTGGGCGAACTGGATTCGCTGTTGAACCTGGGTTGGCGCGGAATGGTGTTCATTGTTGACGACAATTTCATCGGCAACAAACGGAATGTCAAAACCTTGTTGCCGAAATTGGCTGAATGGTCGGAGCGCCATAACCATCCTTTTTCATTTATTACCGAAGCCAGCGTGAATTTGGCGGAGGATGACGAATTACTTGAAGGAATGCTGCGGGCTGGTTTCCGTCGCGTTTTTCTGGGCATCGAAACGCCTGTAACCGAAAGCCTGAAGGAAACACAAAAACTGCAAAATACCCGGCATGACCTGTTGGATTCTGTCAGAAAGATTCAGAGCTTCGGAATGGAGGTCATGGCCGGCTTCATTGTTGGTTTCGACAACGATCCGGAAGACATTTTCGAGCGCCAGATCAATTTTATTCGAGCCAGCGCAATCCCAGTGGCAATGGTCGGACTGCTGAATGCTTTGCCCGACACACAATTGTGGCGCAGGTTGAAAGGAGAAGGGAGATTGCTCGCGACAAGTTCCGGAAACAACACCGACGCATCGCTCAACTTCATTCCAAAGATGGAGGCCGCTCGGCTGGTGGCCGGGTACAAATCAATTTTGAAGACAATTTACAGCCCAAAGGAGTATTACCAACGCGTGCTGGATTGCCTGGAGCGGATTGTCACAAAGACGCCCGAATCGCGGCGCGATGGATTCTTCAGCGATTTGAAAGCCTTCTTTCGAGTTGTTTTTGCGCTGGGCGTGCGTGACGGCGCCCGTAGTGAATTCTGGCGTTTTCTGCGGCTTGCCTTTATTCGGCACCGAAGCAATTTTGCATGTGCCGTCAGGTTGGCTGCGTTCGGGTATCACTTCCGCAAGCTAACGGAATTGGTGGACAAATAATTCAAATCCCTCGTCAAAAGGAATCCTGGTTGGCGATGAAAGAAGAGGAAAGGGAAATGCTTGTCATTCTGTTAGACATGGACGATGCCATAAAACGCTTTGCTGCTGGTGAAAAGGCCTATGAGTATAAGACCGAAGATCCCAAGCTGCGACTTCTCGGCCCAGCCTGCGGGTTTGGGAGAGATACTTTGCGAATGTATCGGGAGCAGGGACTTTATGCCGAGGATATTGCTGAAGCCGAGGACTTGGCCAGCGCAAGGAAGCTGACTATCACAGGAGTTTGGTTCGTGAAGCCCCCGACCCCCTGAAGCAGCAAGAACGTTTATCCAGAGGCGTCTACACAAGACCAATCGAAAGCGGAGAGAAGATGAAGAAATTACAACAGGCAATCAAATGTGAAAGCTGCGGGGACAGCCGATTGGCACTTTTGATGAGTGGAGACGCCAAAGCATTTAACGACGTGGCTGGGCCGATTTATCGAGATTGTATTCGGTGTGGAAAAATCACTGGCTGGACTGTCGGTCTTCGCCAATCTGCCACAACAAGCAATGCAAGTTCGATTTCATTTCAAAGCAAGTTTGAAAGTATTCAGGTTGTTGATAGTTACACTATCAATGGCCAGGAGCGCATAGCGACTCAGGCAGAGCGCGACAAGGTGAATTTGATGGTGCAGAGCATAGAATCCCCAAGTTGATACGATGACAAAGTATAGTTCAAAGAGAAAAGCGGACCGTTGGGTCCGCTTTTCTCTTTGAACTTCGTTATATCCGGTCAGCGAATCAGCGGGTTGCGCAGGCATCGCCCTCGCAAAGAATGGTGCAAGTCGCTGCTTGCACCATTTCAACGAGCTTTGTTAGCGCCCGGTTCCTGGCATTGGTTTGCGCGGCAACTTTTCGTCGCGCATGGCTGCGTTGTACAAAAAAGCAGCCATAATCACCGAAGCCTGTTTCATGTCCTCCGCTTGAATCCGATCGTACACGTCCATGTTGGAATGGTGCGTGCGCGTGTCGTATTCCACTGGGTCCTGGATGAATTGAAATCCCGGCAGTCCAACACCGTCGAACGACTGATGGTCAGTGCCGCCCGTGTTGCTGATAGTAATTGTCGAAGCGCCCAAGTCGCGGAACGGCGACAGCCAGGCGCGGAAAATCGAGCGAACGTTTTCATTGCCCTGCAAATAAATACCGCGAATTTTGCCCGTGCCGTTGTCCAGGTTGAAATACGAGGAAAACTTGTCGTGTTCCGGTTTAGTGACCAGTGGACCTTGCGGGCCACCAAAACCTCCACCGGGACCGCCAGCGCCAGGGCCGCCCGCCGTCTGCCCGGGAGCAGGTTGTCGAGCGCCAAAATGTTGTGCGACATAGGCGCGCGATCCGAGCAGGCCTTGTTCTTCACCCGTCCAAAGGCCGATGCGGATCGTGCGGCGCGGTTTGACGCCGAGCGCTTTCAGAATGCGCATGGCTTCCATTCCTACGGCGCAACCTGCGGCGTTGTCCGTCGCGCCGGTTCCGCTGTGCCAGGAATCCATGTGCGCGCCGACCATCACGACTTCGTCTTTCAAGTCGGTGCCGGGAATTTCGGCAATCGTGTTGTACGCCATCGGATCGTCATCATAAAACTTGGCCTTGATGTCCACTTCCATTTTGACCTTCTGGCCTTTTTCCAGCATGCGCACCAGACGTCCGTAATTTTCGACGGTGACGGTAATCGAAGGTAAAGCCTGCGGGGCGGCTTTATCGCGCGGGCCGCCCGCCGAAACAAACACAGTGCCGCCGTCTCCAATTCGACCGATGTCCACCAGAACCGCTGCCCCTTCCGTTTTGATGAATTCAGCTTTTTTGGCATTGAACTCCTGCATTTGCCGGAAATTCTGGTTTCCGCCGGGGCCGCCTGGCCCACCAGGGCCACGACCGCCGCCGGGTGCAATGGGATCAGCGTTCGACATGGTCAGCAGTTGTTCGTCATTAAACCGTCTACCGGGCGCATCGAACCAGGGTTTGACGTCGCGCATCGGCGTGGTCAAGACAATCGCGCCTTTCAATTTGCCTCGATATTTTTCGAAATCAGCTTCTGTTTTGATGTCGGCATAAACTACTTCGCCGACGATTGGCCCGTTGGTTCCGGGCGTCCAGGCTTTCGGGTATCCGATCAGCGGAAACGGAACCGGTTCGATCACGTTAGCGGAGTATTTTTCCAGCGACCAACCGCGTCCAAACGGCCCCCACGATTCCAGATGGGCGTTTTCCATCCCCCATTCGGTCAATCGTTGTTTTGTCCATTCATTGGCGTGTTTGAGTTGCGGCGATCCGGTCAGGCGCGGCCCGATCACATCTGTCAACCAACTCAGCGTGTCCATGACTTTCGACCGCTCCATGCCTTCTTCGCGGATTTTCTTCATCATATCCAGATCAACTTTTTCGACCTGAGCGACCTGCGCGGCAACGCTCAGGCAGAAAATGAGCAAAACGGCAACTGGCGCCGTCGCCCTTTTGAACTTACGGTTAAACATACAGGTTTCCTCCAAAGGATGGTCTACAGCCCGCAGGCTGTCAAAACTTCGTGTTGAATTCGGTTATGGTTCTGAATGCTTATGATGGTCAGGCAGGCAGTGTAAGCGCCCGTATCCTGAAGTTGCAAGATTGCATAAACAGTGACGTGGCTTGGTTGTGGTTGGTTGCGGGAAAGTCTGTCAGAAAGAAAAAGTGCAGCAAACAGAAAATCTCTGTCTGCTGCACTTTGGTTTACATCTTATTTCGGGGGTTATTCGCTGGCGACCAGATTGGTTGACAACGGCATGACCTGTTCGGCTTTGATCACGGCACGCCCATTTTTGATTTCAACGCGACCAAAAACCGAAACCCGGTGAACCGGGTCGGCAATCAAACTGTGGCGTTGCGATTTCGCCAGTTGAACCAGCGAAACGTTGGCCAGAGTTTTGGTGTTGTTGTCGAAAACCACCAAGCCTTTTCGATCTGCGCTGACCGAAATGATTTCGGCGGTGACTGCGACTCGGCGACCTTCAAATTCAACCGCATGATTGGAAATTTCCTTGAGTTCGGTCGGCGCGTAACTATTGTCAGAATTGTTGTCAGCCGCGCGACCTTGAGCCAACGAAAGGGCTGCCAGACAGCAAACAAGTAATAAAGTGCGAATGAAAAACATATACTCTCCTAATCTCCTGAAAAAGAAACGGTTATTGTTATGAATCTTTGTTCGATTTTCCCGATCACGGATAGTGAACGGCAGCGAGGTTTGCCCCTTGCAAACGAAATCGGCTGCAAACAAAGGCGCGGAGTTTATCTGACTCGGCGCTTTCTGGCAAATCAGGAAAGTTTCTTTTGAATTAGTTTGTTTGCGTCTGAGTTTCCAAATCTTTAACCACTTGATCCGGTTTCCAATCGTTGCCGCGGTAAAATTTGGCAACTTTGCCGTCTGCCGAAACCATCACGGTTCGCAAATTGTGAATGACTTGCCCGTTGTCCGGCCAGAAATTCAATCCAAAGGCCTGGCCGACCTTTTTCACCTCATCCGCATTGCCGGTTGCGAATTCCCAGCGAGCGAACGCATCCGGTTTGGTCGAATTCAGGTAGCGCAATCCGTATTCGCGCAGCACTTTCGGCGTATCGAATTCAGGGTCAACACTGACGCTGAGCAGGCGGACTTTGTCCTTCAACGCATCGTTTTTCGCCAACTCTTGATTGATGACGGAAAAGTTCGTGCTCATCAGCGGACAGTAATCCGGCAGCGGACAGCGCGTGTAGATGAATGTCACCAGCAGGGTTTTACCGCGATATTTGCTCAAACTGATCTTTTTGCCGTCCTGGTTGACCAACGCGAAATTCGGCACGTCGTCTCCCAGGTTGGGCTCGACGTTCGTTTCCGCATCTTTGCCAATCAAACTGGGATCAGTGATGTTCGACACGACAGGATTTTCCAGCCAGGAGCGGTTTTGATCCACAACCAGCGTCGCCTGAATCTGTGCGCCGGGTTTCAGTTCGCTGTAAACCCAATCGTCCAGCAAAGTGAACGGCATGGTCATGCCTTCCATGTACCCTTCGATTTTTTCGTGCTGGATGGTGACTTTGTGGTCGGCTTTATTGGCGGAAACGACTTTGCCTTTTAGCTCGAATCGCTTGGCTCCATCGGAGGCCTTAGGCGTCGAATTTCTGGAACAGCCGGAAAGTATCAAACCGATAACTAGGATGAG
It encodes the following:
- a CDS encoding B12-binding domain-containing radical SAM protein — protein: MKVLFVYPEFPETYWSFRYALSFENKRSAFPPLGLLTISALLPETWERRLVDLNVQSLKATDIEWADMIFASAMLVQKDSLHRVVKRCKANGKRVVVGGPYITTNAADLPEADHIFLGEAETTLPEFVRDIELGQPKRTYQAAERPALTSTPAPDFRLVDLRQYSAMSVQYSRGCPFQCEFCDIIEIYGRVPRTKTNDQVLGELDSLLNLGWRGMVFIVDDNFIGNKRNVKTLLPKLAEWSERHNHPFSFITEASVNLAEDDELLEGMLRAGFRRVFLGIETPVTESLKETQKLQNTRHDLLDSVRKIQSFGMEVMAGFIVGFDNDPEDIFERQINFIRASAIPVAMVGLLNALPDTQLWRRLKGEGRLLATSSGNNTDASLNFIPKMEAARLVAGYKSILKTIYSPKEYYQRVLDCLERIVTKTPESRRDGFFSDLKAFFRVVFALGVRDGARSEFWRFLRLAFIRHRSNFACAVRLAAFGYHFRKLTELVDK
- a CDS encoding M20/M25/M40 family metallo-hydrolase; protein product: MFNRKFKRATAPVAVLLIFCLSVAAQVAQVEKVDLDMMKKIREEGMERSKVMDTLSWLTDVIGPRLTGSPQLKHANEWTKQRLTEWGMENAHLESWGPFGRGWSLEKYSANVIEPVPFPLIGYPKAWTPGTNGPIVGEVVYADIKTEADFEKYRGKLKGAIVLTTPMRDVKPWFDAPGRRFNDEQLLTMSNADPIAPGGGRGPGGPGGPGGNQNFRQMQEFNAKKAEFIKTEGAAVLVDIGRIGDGGTVFVSAGGPRDKAAPQALPSITVTVENYGRLVRMLEKGQKVKMEVDIKAKFYDDDPMAYNTIAEIPGTDLKDEVVMVGAHMDSWHSGTGATDNAAGCAVGMEAMRILKALGVKPRRTIRIGLWTGEEQGLLGSRAYVAQHFGARQPAPGQTAGGPGAGGPGGGFGGPQGPLVTKPEHDKFSSYFNLDNGTGKIRGIYLQGNENVRSIFRAWLSPFRDLGASTITISNTGGTDHQSFDGVGLPGFQFIQDPVEYDTRTHHSNMDVYDRIQAEDMKQASVIMAAFLYNAAMRDEKLPRKPMPGTGR
- a CDS encoding SCO family protein, with amino-acid sequence MRSNQYRPSIWFLFYLILVIGLILSGCSRNSTPKASDGAKRFELKGKVVSANKADHKVTIQHEKIEGYMEGMTMPFTLLDDWVYSELKPGAQIQATLVVDQNRSWLENPVVSNITDPSLIGKDAETNVEPNLGDDVPNFALVNQDGKKISLSKYRGKTLLVTFIYTRCPLPDYCPLMSTNFSVINQELAKNDALKDKVRLLSVSVDPEFDTPKVLREYGLRYLNSTKPDAFARWEFATGNADEVKKVGQAFGLNFWPDNGQVIHNLRTVMVSADGKVAKFYRGNDWKPDQVVKDLETQTQTN